A stretch of DNA from Solenopsis invicta isolate M01_SB chromosome 5, UNIL_Sinv_3.0, whole genome shotgun sequence:
TTTGATTTATGGTACATTATATATTCCCATCTTGCATAACTGAGAGgtctttgttaattattttctttatttatattttctctaattacacgtatgtataaataaaattctctgCTTTAAAAACATGCACTAAGTAATTCTCTACTTTAAGAACACaagaattatataagaaaataatttgtgttttcAAAGCAGAGAATTTGTGTAATTAGAGAATAAGTACTTATTCATACACATTTCAAATTCGTGCACTTTTTGCATACGCATACCGCATACGGTCACAGTTCATTACATTACGTTGGTTTAGAAAGGGTCTTTTATAGAGGGTCTCTACGTTGGTTACGACAGATTTTCTAACCTCTATAGTCGTCAACTTTAatgcttgatatctcggttcgcggggcagagcgacactttttacTGCCAGATTCATTCGTTTCgcgaaaacgcgttgaatgagcGTCCTAATTTCAAAAAGCGTTGTGGTGAGGATATTCTagataattacttttaattacatcATTTTATATAATCAGAAGATACGTTAATTGTGTAGTAAAATGGATATGATGGAGTTTTGCCGAAAATTACCCAAAGTGGTACGTTTAAGTTTAAGAATGACGTTTAttgtggaaaataatttttatttttatacttttaatttatattttataatcgtacacattttaatataaaaattctttcgtTGATTTATCAGGAACTTCATGCACATTTAAATGGTTCATTAAGCGTAAATATATTGcgaaatttatgtataatgaaTCATTCAAAAGTTGCTTCCGAATACCAAGATCTTGTGAATATCACCAATTTTTCATCTCTAAGCGAGTACGTAATCATTGCTTTTTCTctaaaacatattattaaattaatgaattctTTAATACAGAATGTATTGGAATGTATCAGTATTCATTTTTcagatgttttaaaatatttgacataGCACATGCATTGACGAGTTCACCACAAACTGTATTTACTGCTGCTTGCGATGTGATAAAAGAGTTTTACGAggataatgtaatttatttagaattgaGAAGTACTCCTCGTGCTGTAAAGGATGTAATGACAAAAGTGGAATACCTCCAAGCTATAATACAAGCTATCGAGTAAGTAACTGGtgaattgtaattgtaattataattaataaattgtatcttaTGTCTAAATGTTTGCAGAGTGTCCAAGTCTAAATTTCCACAAATTCTTGTAAAACTACTAGTATCAATTAATCGAAAAGAAGGCTTCGAATCTGctgaagaaaatataaatcttgCTATAGAATTTAGAGAGAAATATCCAGAATATGTTGTAGGTATTGATCTCAGTGGTGATCCAACAAGGGgcgatttatttttagaattattagaaAAGTCTAGGAAAGTAGGTCTTAAAATCACAGTTCATTGTGCAGAggtaaattatcttttaaacaaaataaactcTACATAGGGTCACTGtaccagtcgctgaacaatgactggttgaaaaaaatattaaaataataaaactttgaaataaaaaattacaaattaattgatatcttttagatttaatttttatatagatttgattaaaatattttttactttgaaaatgtaattatattaagttgtttCATGATTCATTGACTGATACAGATcctatataataaatgtaattgaatagaaaaatatgtatacaggTACCAAATGAAGtggaaacaaataatatattaaaatttaaacctGATCGATTAGGACATTGTACTTGCATTCATCCTAGTTTACAGGGTTCTCAACAATTGTTTGACATGTTGTTGGAATCTAAAATTCCTGTTGGTAAGCCATCCTCGATAATCCCTTAaagattgatattttgataaattgtaatagtttgtattattttatcttttttcttttaatttagaattatgcTTAACGTCGAATATTAAATGCCAAACAGTGCCCGCTTATATGtatcatcaatttaaatatttatacgaagCTGGACATCCTATAACTATTGGAGTgagtatgaaaaaaataatattttgttgaaaatttaataaaaaatgaaattataatcattttcagACTGATGATAAAGGTGTTTTCAATACGTTCTTATCAAAGGAATTGGAGATATTaagtattgtttttaatatcgGAAAGAAACAGCTCAAGGAACTATCTGCATTATCTGTACAGTATAGTTTTGCAAGCGCGGAGGAAAAGAAAAGTTTAGCAGCAATTATCGAAAATTTTGAATGATATGTAGACATTTTTTAAGTGTAAGTATtgctaataattttgataactttagtTAATCCAGATATCTTCTAAACTTATTAGCTATTAATAAGAGTATATCagaacatgtatttttttatgttttattttcttttatcatatttatgcattttttatttgtacatttgatttttttaattaaatctatttatttataaatgtcatTAAACTTAGTAATATTTGCTggtaattttttatagtatgtttcatatatatatatatatatatatatatatatatatatatatatatatatataaattttttttatattgaaattgctTATAATCAGGAAAATGCTAATAAAATGTGAGTAAAATGGTATatttagcaaataaaaaaaaaataaaagataaaaaacgaAACTTACCTATTATAATTTGAACTAATTTAACTTATGATATTGTTGATTCAAATATATGATGTGTGATCGAATactaatttatctagataatcatTCTGCTTTATAAAGATTGGTAAAAATGTGCTCTCTGAAtgctatttataaatttttttcaatacccTATGAGgcaagaataattaaataaaaagaaatattttgatttttttttaaatttatataatcagcagagattcataaataattatgcaCTTTTATGTCAAGaatttatgtattgtttatttaaattgcaattagaTCGACACGCAATCTCAGATTATTTCGTAATTGATATCATTACTCTATTATCTTTTATTAGCTATAATCTATTCCttgtaaatatattactttgcctttaatatttatgatataattttttttacataaatctattcctattcttattatttaatcatGCTATTTAATTTGCTATTATCATAGTTTAAAAGtatcgttatattttttgtgcaattttattttatacgataaaaatattttttctctgaaAATTAAAGATCAATCtgtgttattttacattttaataaaaacttcaaatttttGCGTTAGGATTAACTAGCACGCGTTTGATTCTCTTGAATCTAGCTAAAGCGCTACCAGGCTCACTCTGTAATCCACCAAAGGcttctttatattctttttctaaACGTGGACTCAGTTCCTGCGAACTTCCAGTAAGAGACACTAAAGAATCGGAGTGTTCTGCTGCAGGACTTTGTTCTCCCTCGTTATTCTCATTTTCGCTATCAGGTGACAAAAATGTTTGAGGCTGTAACAGTTTTATTTCTTGGTTTATTTTTGTACTGATTGTGAGTATATGTTCAGTGACAGGTGAGAAAAAAGTGATTCTAGATAAAATAAGAgatcatttataattaaaaaacgaaatattcattgaaattttgttttttttaattttcgtgtTATTTTATCTCATCTAGAATCATTCCTTAAATTTTCTCCCACCAATACCTTGTAcgttgtatttatatttttattaactttaagcaATAActgtgtaatttattttgcacagtatatccatttttaataatacattgcGCAATGCTTTGTGGTTTTAGTTCGCTTTCAGCTAATTATAATTGCTTTACCATTCTGTTATCCGTAAGGAGATGAGAATCGGGATTCATAAATAATTCACTTTTGGATCCGATAGCTATTCGATCGGTTGACGACGCATAGCGTCTTCTTAATTGTCTCTTCTTCGTCTGATGTTGATCATTATTCATCAAGAAAATTTGTCTGACGCGTTCGCGTTTCTTTTTGAGATGCTCTTTTGCAGGAATTTGCTCAAAAGATTTTTCTTGATTAGTCGCGGACCGtcttttcagatttttattctCCTTCAAAGTCTCCGACCTATCGCTCATCTGAGATCGATGTTGCCGCTTTTTATACTGTTTTCTCGAAGATCGTTTCTCCTCGTCTTTCTTGGAAGAAGCGACTGCATCATCGACGATCTCTCGTATGGATCTTTTGGCTATAGTCTGGCGTTTCTCGATCGGTTCATCCTCGAAATTCTGTCTGTCCTCATCCTCGTGCTCTTCATCCTGCAATTCGTCGAATTTGGCATTGTTGTCCTCGATGTCTCTTATTCGTTGCTGCGCTTCAATGTCTCGTCGAATATCTTCCTTAATCGAATCGATCTTCCGCTGAATCTCCTCTTCCACGCGTTTCTCGTATTCCGCGTTTGATTCGTCTCTCTTGGACGCAGCGACTATGCTCGCTGGTTCCTGGATCTTGGAGAAACCATTTGATTTTGAAATGATGTTCTTCGCTCCGAAGTCTTTGAACTTGGACGCGTCGTTAAAACTTTTCGACAATTCGACGCGAGAAACGTCACGCGAATAAGAATTTTGTGGCGCAGTCTTCGACTCTTCTAATTTTGCTGAATCGTCCGGATTCGACTTGGATTTATCGAGCATTTCTGAAATCTCCGCTTGATCTCTCTTAACCCGAGCATCTTTCGGTATTTCCCTCTTGTCGACTTCATTCGTTGACCCCTGTACCGCAGCCATGTCTTCCGATATTTCCGGCGAGTCGTCTTCCATTTCTTCGTAATCCTCGCCATTTAAGATACCACGCTTCGCGACGTCTTTCGCCTCGTAATCGTCGTACAAACTTGATCCCTCGTTCTGATCGGTATATCTGTCGAGATCGTTGTTTATGTTACGAGGTAAACGCACGAGATTGCTCGCTTCTTCTGTTTCTCCTAATCTCTCATTCGAATGTTGCGAATTAAAATAGTTGGGTGTGTCACGATCGAAGGACTCTTCAGCATTTGATGGGTGGAAATCAGCCAAGATTGTAGAATTTCTACCTTTTCTTAAAGCTTGAAGTTTCTCTTTGGCATCATCTTGATACGTACCATCTTCATAATCATTATCGTTTTGCTTTTCATGTttcaaatttatctttttcGCATAGCTGACGTCTCCCGCTGATTGTGGGGTTTCAACTACGGATATCTCCCGTTTTGTCCTGAAAATGTGCAATCTTCTAAACgatgtaaaatattaagagaTGTTTTACGTGCAACGAATAATGCGTAACAATTAGTAACGATATAGAATATAGAAAGTATAAAATCCTATTGTATCTGCAATAGATTATGCAAAAGCAAACGTATAATGCAGAGCATATATGTATGAACATCACGTACTGTCGATATCTGTAAGTATCATTGATGATTTTCGAATAACAAATCGATGATTGTAAAATCTCAAGCACAACGAAGACGCAGATGTAATTGTACAATCGATTTTTCATACTGCGGCGTGAAAGTTCTGGCGGCACATTGCGAATCTCGATATTGCAATCACATTTGTGTTGAATTGTCAAATCAATTGTCAAATCATGAAATAGTATACTATAAAGGGGGATTTATCGTATcgattaaacaattatttgcgATTATGCGCTATCTTCTTATATTaggtacatacatacgtattgATTTGCTGATTTGCATGACGGTTTATTTGAAACAGTAGTGCCAGAACGAATATGtattgtgtatgtatatgttgTACATTCTTCATTTGTTTACGATTGCTGCTTGGCCATTGCCATATACGTGCgtgtaatttgcaaaattgattCGACTGCGTCGCGTCGTCGATCAATTGTGCACTatctttgataaattatatgatgTGAGCGCGCGAAAGATCCATCAAGCGAACTTCGTACGATCGTATTCCTTACGTCGCTATCGCGACTaccgtaattaaaataatgctttttaaaattaatttttaatttaactaaattttaagacaatttttaTAACAGTTTTACATTCATccaacttttaacgtaactaaattgaTGGTAGTATAATCATtagctttattaatttaaaaaaatattggctCACTCaactctgtaaaaaaaaaaacatattaaagagattctaaaatattaaaataaaatctgcaTTATTTCAAAGTGATGCACGAGAAGTAGAATAAACATCAAAAGCACAAAAATACTGCgcattgtcaatatttttatattccagTAAACTGTACATCGCGTTTTGCATTTCACGTTTCGCAATGCGTGTTTCACAGAAAACgcgaaaaataaatacaaatataaataataataataataataataataattcgataCGTAGCGAGGTAGTGATACTCGTACCAGGTATTCGGTATTTTCCTTCACAAAaagcgttttattaaaaaatctggtATTTGGTAAATAAAGTTTGTTTTTTCCTTTGCGTACAGCGCGTATCGTATAGTTAATAatagtaaatacaatttttaatgcaaGATAATCGGATATATCTAAATTTGTCAAGCGTTGCCCGGTTGCGCGGTTCACATCAATACCTTCGAGGGGTTGCGCGACGGGAGGGAAGATGGAAACAGTTATAGATATACAGATGACAGATAAGGGATCGTCGCCCTTGTCCATAGCGCGGCCCTATATTCTTACAATGACgatattacaaatgaaaattACATCTACGACTATCTGGTAGCAATGGTTGTACCTAGCAACCATCGGCTTTTGTTACTGACTCCGAGGTGCATTTCGGTTCTCGCGTTCATTATCGTCCCCACACAACGAACGTTTACATCCCCCGTACATACGTTCGTTCGTGCGGCACTTAAAGGTGTAACTTACAGAAGAAAGTAGAAATCGTTGCACTAATTGACGTgcgtaaacaaaaattattcttaatctaaaaagaaattataacttGCTAATTCGTTaatgctctctttctctccccccccctctctctctttctctctctcgagctAAAACACACAACTGTCTACCACGCTACGTCGTACCGTGCAGCGAAGAATTCACTGAATTTTCCATATAACGTTCGATAATGTTACATACGGCACGACAcgcaaaaatacaaatatacaagCGATTACACGCAATACATCGTACTACATAGAAGCGAATAACCAAAGATTCGAGATGACGCGAGACGAGGATTTAATTTTGAGATATACGTGATATAACTAACGTTGCGCGCACGCGGACTTGTGTTTCATTCATAAggatgtatctttttttttctcgtaggTTTGTCTTTCGTTATGGCAGTGGTGTTTGCTTTAAActcaaaaagaaaattatacatttgTGCATCACCCAGAACAATCTTTAAGCAAATTGTTTGCCCTCGTAATATGATATTTGAGTGTGTATTTTGTATACACTGAGCAGAAGAAAAATGTTGTTAACTCGACTAATTTTTCAACTTGGTTAAAATTTCTTCTCTTGAGTATTCGTATAtctaacttaaatacataaaatatttttgttcaaatatttatatattcaatttaaatacataaataaagtacaactcttaaactgaagaaatttaatcaagttaacaacttctTTCTTCTTGGTATAGCATATATGAATTGTTCACACGTTTTTCAAAGTAGTGTAAATCCGTACGTTTTAAAAAGTCTGACAAAATTGATCTATATCgctttacattaaataatattaattacagatATATTATAGTCGATCTGTATTTCAAAATCGGTCTATACAACATTTTATTGTGAACGGTTCGTGGTATCGTCGCAGCATCACGCATGATTACTAAAAGACGTTAGGCTAATCTTTGATTCGGTATTCCTTTTTCGTCCTTTTACGAGGgcgaattatttattaacgcgTAAACATTGCATCAGAGGTGGATAAATCCGTCTAATGACTATGATCATTAACAAAAGACCCAAGCGTACATCAGCTCCGTAAAGATCGATGTTAACGATAAAATATTCTTCGGCATTAAACTTGTGTCGAGAACAACGAgtatttcattcttttttttttacattcgcGCCTTTTTCTTAAGAAGCTTTGCATATGAACGCATATACGTTTCGAGTAATATGtggcattaattttatttaacatactaTAAACATACTTTCATCCATCGTTTATTAAACGTTCATCCATACTTTATAGTCTAGAGAACCACATAACACTCTTGCTATATAATTCGTCCGCATACTTGCGTGTTTTAGCAAAAAATCCAACAGCTATTTACAAGCATTTGTAGGCTGAACCGACGCACAAAacattggaaataaaaaaaaagttttttaatttataatctttGCACATCTGTATCATAATCATTCGCAAATCGTCCGAACAACTTTGCTTCCATTGCATTTGCAAATTAGCAATTTGAGCATTAGTATGTGACCACGAATCGTTTTCagtaatttaagtaagataatacTCTCAATCAAAAATAGTTTCTTGAAATAATGTCGTTTCGATCGAAAAGTTGATTCGAAACTTGTAAAGAAATTTCAACATTATCGAATAACAAAAAGTTGCATATACAGATAATGTAATAGAAGTTTGAtacatattttctaatatttttaatatacttaagTGATATTTACTTTTATCAATATCTCTCAAATATCATTTTGGAAAATTGattcaagaatttatttacaatttgtttacatttaattgaaattgtaGTAAAAAATTCATCGAAAgcaacagaaattttaaaaatttttgcgaGAGTAAAACTTTTGTCGAGAAGCTATTTCTGATTGGGACTGccagtttaaataataaaacattctgtATTACGGTTAAAtctttatgatatatatatatatatatatatatatatatatatatatatatatatatatatatatatatatatatatctcataATACTGCGTGAACACAATGAACAATTAAAGCATATgcacatttatttcaaaaagcgcGTACGTTCTGCAAGTGATAGTTCTATGGTAcgcacaaaaatatataattaacagtAATCTATGTATATCAGTTGTAACGTAATCTATTAAAAACATCGATGTTCATAGAATAGGAACGATGGGGCACAAATTTAAAAGAACGCGTCTAATTccaataaaaacattattctgtgttttcaagtattttctttgaaaaatctaaaaatatatacaaagaaCATATAAAAAAGTGCAATTATCCTGAATAACTTTGAGTAATACGATCCTAATTtgtattaaacatctttttacttttctttaaataaaacccACATGATCTTTGCTGATAGCTTATTATGtacaaaagtaaacaaaatagAACGAAACGTTTCgtgaatttaattgaaataaaaaaactcttataatttttattttattgttttactgTCACGAGACTTGAGCAATCTAATATTGAGCAGTTATACAATCAAGTAACTTATTTCGCAAAGTGAAAAATAGTAAATTGATTGAATAGTAGACAATAAATATGGtctgaaattatatattagcaTAAATTGATAATGATATGTAATATTACACACAATATTGTATCAGAGATCTTGTCTACTACTTGCATATAAATACAGTAATAATAGGAACTGTGAACAAAATTGCAAACagtatttaagattaaaaaagtttctaaataaAGACATGACGTGGGCTCTTAAAGCCGttactattaaaataagaaagttCATAACGGGGACTTTATTTCAcagcaaaattcttttatttagatatatacCGTAAAAATTTATCCGTAACAAAAGAACCGTGTATAACAGAAATATCGGGTTGCAAATGCGTGGCTCATGATATtctctaatataaaattaataagtcttTTTCAAATTCTACGTGAGGTATCGATGCAACGAGTTCGAAATACAAAGGGCGTGATATCGGTTGCGAAAGGAATTGAATCGCCGTATAATGCTCATATATATTTGCTAAATTGCAACAGATGCTTCATATATCAACTAATTGGTAGCGTCTCAAAATTGCATTTGCACTCTAAATTCATCATTTATAcagaataaatacaaataaattcaatCAAATCGAGATGGCGCAATCCTACGTCAAGATTTTTCAATCCAGAGAATAAATGGAGTTTATGATTCAGTCTAAAGATCAGCGAAGgacttattaattattcatgcGACGCAGTCGAAGCACACGGCCtgcttaatttttatgataaagtaAATGCTGTTTCTCTATTATGATGTCCGATACTTCTCGATTTTTACCAACATTGATACAGATGTACATTGATCCGTTGGCACGCGGCCAACCACTCTGAAATCTCTACTCTTGCGATTTACGTACGTTCAAAGACACAGATTACATACTTGTCGAGTCGGTCAATATGCGCATCAACAGGCACACACTTCTGCACTTTATAGTTACACGATTTTCAGACACGATTATGTAACTaccttaaaatttttcaagttaattctaatatattacagaactattaaaattataggCCTAAGTTTTAGCGATCGCGCGCCGTTCTTATAATACGGAGACTTACACGGCCATATAGGAAACATTTCGTGTTAATCTTACGATACTCTTACTTCATATATAGTACATGTACATGGTCTAAGCGTTAACTGCATTTGTTTGTTATTACACTAGATATTCTTCACGATACGAGCGAAGCTTATTATTACGATACATCGGCCGTGTAATTCTGTTCATTATTAATCGTGTTCCTTCTTTGCTGAATTCCGTTTAATACGTATCTAGATTTTACCACTTTTCCCTCAGAAACGTACGTATTCAAGCATcttgtttataaaaaaggtaCAAGCTGAACGGAAGAAAACagattatatgtacatatacgttAAACGAAACGTCATCGGAGTTGCGAGAGACAAAATGGATTTGCCATGATCCAAGGCTGTAAGTACGCTATCTCGATGTAATTCGATTATTTCATCAAGAATTCGGAACGAATTTTGCGATCAGTGTACTTGATTAGAGGTAACAGTATTCCAATAAATAAATGCCTAATCGTTTAGCTTGGCACGTTAGAAGTGAACAGAATTAggcgtgtaaaaaaaaaagcgaaagatAAACATAGATGACCGCATGATCGTTAATCTATGTAGAATCGCCAAGAGCGATAGAGAAGAAAAGAGGTTGAATAGTGGATACTtccaaaataaaacaaaaaaaatgatgaCACGTCAGGATTTACGATTTTTACAGgttttatctaaaattacatttttttcttcctcatattttttttccctACGTTGTTTTATATCTGTACACAAACTGTGATGTTGCAATTTTTTGTATTCAATACACTTGTATGTTATAAACAGTATTAGATATTTGTTATTAGATCACCGATACTTTGCTCGTTGATACACAGGGTATTCTGAGATTaaagcattatttttctttataataaataattttttgataaatttgggGATCAGTTTTCGAACGGTTAGTTTTAgcgaaactaaaaaaaaaattgtgctccagttacatttaaaaataataaataataaaataaaattttcatgtgTAAAATAGCATGcctgtatacatgtattatatgaGTATaatctttcatttaaaattgcactttaaaataattttatttatatatattattaaatatttgtatgtgtatgtaaataacaagaaaaaatctTGTACATTTGATTTTAACAAAGATCTGATCATTTAATGGATTAGataggaaatataaaaaattaaatgatttaaacaAGGAATATTCCTTTAAATAGTGTCGCGTGAAAAGAGATCAATTGACACACATCAattcaacaaaaacaaaaaataaaaaaaaataaaaaaacttacaaagaaagttataacaataatttcag
This window harbors:
- the LOC105194411 gene encoding adenosine deaminase-like protein, with translation MDMMEFCRKLPKVELHAHLNGSLSVNILRNLCIMNHSKVASEYQDLVNITNFSSLSECFKIFDIAHALTSSPQTVFTAACDVIKEFYEDNVIYLELRSTPRAVKDVMTKVEYLQAIIQAIEVSKSKFPQILVKLLVSINRKEGFESAEENINLAIEFREKYPEYVVGIDLSGDPTRGDLFLELLEKSRKVGLKITVHCAEVPNEVETNNILKFKPDRLGHCTCIHPSLQGSQQLFDMLLESKIPVELCLTSNIKCQTVPAYMYHQFKYLYEAGHPITIGTDDKGVFNTFLSKELEILSIVFNIGKKQLKELSALSVQYSFASAEEKKSLAAIIENFE
- the LOC105195300 gene encoding myb-like protein X; translation: YFTSFRRLHIFRTKREISVVETPQSAGDVSYAKKINLKHEKQNDNDYEDGTYQDDAKEKLQALRKGRNSTILADFHPSNAEESFDRDTPNYFNSQHSNERLGETEEASNLVRLPRNINNDLDRYTDQNEGSSLYDDYEAKDVAKRGILNGEDYEEMEDDSPEISEDMAAVQGSTNEVDKREIPKDARVKRDQAEISEMLDKSKSNPDDSAKLEESKTAPQNSYSRDVSRVELSKSFNDASKFKDFGAKNIISKSNGFSKIQEPASIVAASKRDESNAEYEKRVEEEIQRKIDSIKEDIRRDIEAQQRIRDIEDNNAKFDELQDEEHEDEDRQNFEDEPIEKRQTIAKRSIREIVDDAVASSKKDEEKRSSRKQYKKRQHRSQMSDRSETLKENKNLKRRSATNQEKSFEQIPAKEHLKKKRERVRQIFLMNNDQHQTKKRQLRRRYASSTDRIAIGSKSELFMNPDSHLLTDNRMVKQL